A part of Desulfotomaculum nigrificans DSM 574 genomic DNA contains:
- the ftsE gene encoding cell division ATP-binding protein FtsE, with translation MIQLYNVSKVYDNGVKAISDLTLHIKKGEFVFLVGPSGAGKSTLIKLLFREELPTRGQVMFNSKNVARMKAREIPHMRRKIGMIFQDFRLLPQKTAAENVAFALQITGASNKEIRRLVPQVLEQVGLKDKGKLLPSQLSGGEQQRVCIARAIVNNPLVIIADEPTGNLDPDTSWEIMKLLQDINRRGTTILMATHASDIVDAMKKRVVELSRGCLVRDEESGVYRSEL, from the coding sequence ATGATACAGCTTTATAATGTGTCCAAAGTGTATGATAACGGCGTTAAAGCCATTTCCGATCTGACTTTACATATTAAAAAAGGTGAGTTTGTCTTTTTAGTGGGGCCCAGCGGAGCAGGGAAATCCACCCTGATTAAGCTTTTATTCCGGGAGGAGCTGCCCACCCGGGGCCAGGTTATGTTTAACAGTAAAAATGTGGCCCGCATGAAAGCAAGGGAAATTCCCCATATGCGGCGTAAGATTGGTATGATATTTCAGGATTTCCGCCTGCTGCCCCAAAAAACGGCGGCGGAAAATGTGGCCTTTGCCCTGCAAATCACCGGTGCTTCCAATAAAGAAATCAGGCGGCTGGTGCCGCAGGTGTTGGAGCAGGTGGGCCTGAAGGATAAAGGGAAGCTGTTGCCCAGCCAGTTGTCCGGCGGTGAGCAGCAACGGGTATGTATCGCCCGGGCCATTGTAAATAACCCGCTGGTGATAATTGCCGATGAACCCACCGGCAATTTGGATCCCGATACCTCCTGGGAAATTATGAAACTACTGCAAGATATTAATCGTCGGGGTACCACCATATTAATGGCCACCCACGCCAGCGACATTGTTGATGCCATGAAAAAGCGGGTGGTGGAACTGTCCCGGGGTTGCCTGGTCAGGGATGAAGAGAGCGGGGTGTACCGCAGTGAACTTTAA
- the ftsX gene encoding permease-like cell division protein FtsX, with protein MNFNNIKYFFREAFTSLARNSWLSLSSVGIVTVSLIILGASLLLVVNADKLANSVESSVEITAFLKEDVDKSDRLALEKQIHKLPDIDQVQFISREQALQDMKKSFGERADILDSLEKNNPLPDAFRIKTKQAEAVPATAKKLEQMKGIDQVRYGQGVVERLLAITRWVRIACVVALALLTLAAVFLIATTIRMSVFARRREIGIMKILGATNWFVRFPFLLEGIVLGLTGGLLALLVVDLGYISLVNKLKQSIPFIQPVTDPHLILSILGSMLCLGIIIGAIGSWFSLRRFLKI; from the coding sequence GTGAACTTTAATAATATCAAGTATTTCTTCCGGGAGGCCTTTACCTCTTTGGCCAGAAACAGCTGGTTATCCCTGTCTTCCGTGGGCATTGTGACGGTATCGCTGATTATCCTGGGGGCTTCCCTGTTACTGGTGGTCAATGCCGATAAATTGGCCAATTCAGTGGAAAGCAGCGTAGAAATCACCGCTTTTCTTAAGGAGGATGTGGACAAGTCTGACCGGCTGGCCTTGGAAAAACAGATTCATAAACTGCCGGATATTGACCAGGTACAATTTATCTCCAGGGAACAAGCCCTGCAAGATATGAAAAAGAGCTTTGGTGAGCGGGCGGATATTTTGGATTCCTTAGAAAAAAACAACCCCCTGCCCGATGCCTTTCGCATTAAAACCAAACAGGCTGAGGCAGTTCCCGCCACCGCCAAGAAACTGGAACAAATGAAGGGCATTGACCAGGTGCGCTACGGCCAGGGAGTGGTGGAGCGGCTGTTAGCTATTACCCGCTGGGTGCGTATAGCCTGTGTGGTGGCCCTGGCCCTGTTAACCCTGGCGGCGGTATTTCTCATCGCCACCACCATCCGCATGTCGGTATTTGCCCGCCGACGCGAGATTGGTATTATGAAAATTCTGGGGGCCACCAACTGGTTTGTCCGTTTTCCCTTTTTGCTGGAAGGCATTGTACTGGGTTTAACCGGCGGACTGCTGGCCTTACTGGTGGTTGACCTTGGTTATATTTCATTAGTTAACAAACTTAAACAGTCCATACCTTTTATCCAGCCGGTGACCGATCCCCATTTAATATTGTCTATCCTCGGCAGTATGCTGTGCTTGGGTATCATCATCGGCGCCATAGGTAGTTGGTTTTCACTGAGAAGGTTCTTAAAGATTTAG
- a CDS encoding glycoside hydrolase family 26 protein: protein MKKFKCYKGLVTMLAACILWAVSLTTNISAASAQPANRLIMVDGRFTGAVDFNRDTKVIEQGPYLNLLKNYPDGYQIKYPADMWVDVSMSPVRTTLANYTTLVEIYRQPLDVVPDAYINYGNRPITTGADKVQIIKNQQTTVNGHRVRWLWWQRPRLKNVPADKNIYASVDIVVSNREVYSLLFKSASLPVLQNLVPTMVKSFAVTAKQGHHTYARQYSNHRSFPLSAAANEVLNTYFKGDKQYWGIFEHSFPARKEPLANLEQQLDYNFKFVLVYTSFDSPLPKDILQRADAENKIVELTLQTTSAGRGSLTYAILNGEYDSWLKAYAGAIKDFGKPVLFRLNNEMNGDWCSYSAYHSSKDTGLYIATWRYIYQLFREQGVDNALWVWNPHDVSFPNFKWNHYLTYYPGDDYVDIVGLTGYNTGTYYPGEKWRGFKQIYDPLYQEYSAVFPHKPFMITEFGSNSVGGDKVAWINDAFRYMKEYKQIKVMIWWNGIDWDGTKPARIYRIDQTPAVINAVKQGLQGYK from the coding sequence ATGAAAAAGTTTAAATGCTACAAGGGCCTGGTTACTATGCTGGCAGCCTGTATCCTTTGGGCTGTCAGCTTAACAACTAATATTTCTGCGGCCAGCGCCCAGCCAGCCAACCGGTTGATCATGGTGGACGGCCGGTTTACCGGTGCCGTTGATTTTAACCGGGATACCAAGGTCATTGAGCAAGGACCCTATTTGAACTTGCTTAAAAATTACCCTGATGGCTACCAGATCAAATACCCGGCGGATATGTGGGTTGATGTCAGCATGTCGCCGGTCCGCACCACCCTGGCCAACTATACCACCTTAGTGGAAATCTACCGCCAACCCCTTGATGTGGTGCCGGATGCCTACATTAATTATGGTAACCGGCCCATCACCACCGGCGCCGATAAAGTACAGATCATCAAGAACCAACAGACCACCGTAAACGGTCACCGGGTGCGCTGGCTGTGGTGGCAAAGGCCCCGGCTAAAAAACGTGCCGGCGGATAAAAATATCTACGCCTCGGTAGATATTGTGGTAAGCAACCGGGAGGTGTACAGCTTGCTGTTTAAGTCTGCCTCCCTGCCGGTGTTACAAAACCTGGTGCCCACAATGGTGAAATCCTTTGCCGTAACAGCTAAACAAGGCCATCATACCTATGCCCGGCAGTACAGTAATCATCGCAGCTTCCCTCTGTCGGCGGCGGCCAATGAGGTATTAAATACCTATTTTAAGGGCGATAAACAGTATTGGGGCATTTTTGAACATTCCTTCCCGGCCCGGAAGGAACCCCTGGCCAATTTGGAACAACAGTTGGACTACAATTTTAAATTTGTCCTGGTCTATACCAGTTTTGATTCGCCGCTGCCCAAAGACATACTGCAAAGGGCCGACGCAGAAAACAAAATTGTGGAGTTAACCCTGCAAACCACTTCCGCCGGCCGGGGCTCCCTGACCTACGCCATTTTAAACGGGGAATACGACAGCTGGCTCAAAGCATATGCCGGGGCCATCAAAGATTTCGGCAAACCGGTGCTGTTCCGGTTGAATAATGAAATGAACGGCGATTGGTGTTCCTATTCCGCCTACCACAGCTCCAAGGATACCGGGTTGTATATTGCTACCTGGCGGTATATCTACCAGCTTTTCCGGGAACAGGGGGTGGATAATGCCCTGTGGGTGTGGAACCCCCATGACGTGTCCTTCCCCAACTTTAAATGGAATCACTACCTGACTTATTATCCCGGGGATGATTATGTGGACATTGTGGGGCTTACCGGCTATAACACCGGCACCTATTACCCCGGCGAAAAATGGCGCGGCTTTAAACAAATTTATGACCCCCTGTATCAAGAATACAGTGCTGTTTTCCCCCATAAGCCCTTCATGATTACCGAGTTTGGCTCCAATTCTGTGGGTGGGGACAAAGTGGCCTGGATTAATGATGCTTTCCGATATATGAAGGAGTATAAACAAATTAAAGTGATGATCTGGTGGAACGGAATTGACTGGGACGGCACCAAACCCGCCCGCATCTACCGCATTGACCAAACCCCGGCGGTAATTAATGCCGTAAAACAAGGACTACAGGGATATAAGTAA
- a CDS encoding acyltransferase: MAAVKREKIEELDLLRALAAFFVIVIHVTAAPLVLGARGSVYHYAITLVNQLARFSIPAFIFVTGLVLFYNYPNHREIKWSGYFRKRITYVLVPYIFWSAIYFYLKQFMAHRQLNLPETALQFVGALLRGDSYYHLYFVVLIFQFYLLFPLLLPLWQWARQRIGLVTAALFALYSGYICLSFYNIKPFDSSIINFIFKYQGKLFFAWFGFFVLGAYSALRLDQVRQLITRWAYPAMLGAGALLVGMVGEFYWRTANPRVDVAYAATSLRPLGIAFTVVAIVAVLAAARKFVLGRGLVSQITTSLSNHSYGIYLIHPLVLTFLEIVEYKLGLGYPWWLVAANLTLCFSCSYLAAAILGRFTWARPLIGR; the protein is encoded by the coding sequence TTGGCGGCTGTAAAAAGAGAAAAGATTGAGGAATTGGACCTGCTGCGGGCCCTGGCGGCTTTTTTCGTGATTGTCATCCATGTCACCGCCGCGCCGCTGGTGTTGGGTGCCAGAGGATCGGTATATCACTATGCCATTACCCTGGTTAACCAGTTAGCCAGATTTTCTATCCCGGCCTTTATCTTTGTCACCGGACTGGTGCTGTTCTATAATTACCCGAACCACCGGGAAATCAAATGGTCCGGGTATTTTCGCAAAAGAATCACTTATGTACTGGTACCTTATATTTTTTGGAGCGCCATTTACTTTTACCTCAAACAATTTATGGCCCACCGGCAGCTGAACCTGCCTGAAACGGCCTTGCAGTTTGTCGGGGCTTTGCTGCGGGGGGACAGCTACTACCATTTGTACTTTGTGGTGCTCATTTTTCAATTTTACCTGCTGTTCCCCCTGCTGTTACCCCTGTGGCAGTGGGCCCGGCAGCGGATTGGTCTGGTTACGGCCGCGCTGTTTGCCCTTTACAGCGGGTATATCTGTCTGTCCTTTTATAACATTAAACCCTTTGATTCCTCAATTATTAATTTTATCTTTAAATATCAAGGCAAGCTTTTTTTTGCCTGGTTTGGCTTCTTTGTGCTGGGGGCCTATAGCGCCTTAAGGCTGGATCAAGTCAGGCAGTTGATTACCCGCTGGGCTTACCCCGCCATGTTGGGGGCCGGAGCCCTGTTGGTGGGCATGGTGGGCGAGTTTTACTGGCGCACCGCCAACCCCCGGGTGGATGTGGCCTATGCCGCCACCTCCCTGCGTCCGCTGGGTATTGCTTTTACCGTGGTGGCCATTGTGGCCGTTCTGGCGGCGGCCAGAAAATTTGTGCTGGGCCGGGGGCTGGTCTCCCAAATAACCACATCGTTGTCTAACCATTCCTATGGTATTTATTTAATCCATCCCCTGGTTTTAACCTTTTTAGAAATTGTGGAGTACAAACTGGGTCTGGGTTACCCCTGGTGGCTGGTGGCAGCTAACCTGACCCTTTGTTTTAGCTGCAGCTACCTGGCCGCGGCCATTCTCGGCAGATTTACCTGGGCCAGGCCGCTTATTGGCAGATAA
- a CDS encoding transketolase: MEQQKIASLQERAKTIRRYIISMLGEAGSGHPGGSLSAADIVTVLFFDTMKLDPKNPHWPGRDRFVLSKGHAAPVLYAALAERGFFEKDELLTLRKLGSRLQGHPDMKKLPGVEMSTGSLGQGLSAAMGMALGLRLDGGEQRVYVLLGDGEVQEGQVWEAAMAAGHFKLDNLTAFLDYNNLQIDGPVDVVMDVAPLPEKWRAFGWHVIEIDGHDIAQILAAIEEAKSTKGKPTMIIARTVKGKGVSFMENQVGWHGNAPKPEQVQQALEELA; encoded by the coding sequence ATGGAACAGCAAAAAATTGCCTCCCTGCAGGAGCGGGCTAAAACCATTCGCCGTTACATTATCAGTATGCTGGGCGAAGCCGGTTCCGGCCACCCCGGAGGCTCTCTGTCAGCTGCCGATATTGTCACTGTATTATTCTTTGACACCATGAAGTTAGACCCGAAAAACCCGCATTGGCCGGGCCGGGACCGTTTTGTGTTATCCAAAGGGCATGCCGCCCCGGTATTGTACGCCGCTCTGGCCGAAAGGGGCTTTTTCGAAAAAGATGAGCTGCTGACCCTGCGTAAATTGGGCAGCCGTTTACAGGGGCACCCGGATATGAAAAAACTGCCGGGGGTAGAGATGTCCACCGGCTCCCTGGGTCAAGGCCTGTCGGCGGCCATGGGCATGGCCCTGGGCCTGCGCCTGGACGGCGGGGAGCAAAGGGTGTATGTACTGTTAGGTGACGGTGAAGTCCAGGAAGGGCAGGTCTGGGAAGCGGCCATGGCTGCCGGCCATTTCAAACTGGACAACCTCACCGCTTTCCTGGATTACAACAACCTGCAAATTGACGGGCCGGTGGATGTAGTCATGGATGTGGCCCCGCTGCCGGAAAAATGGCGGGCCTTTGGCTGGCACGTGATAGAAATAGACGGCCACGACATAGCCCAAATCCTGGCGGCCATAGAGGAGGCCAAGTCCACCAAAGGCAAACCCACCATGATTATTGCCAGAACCGTAAAGGGTAAAGGCGTATCCTTCATGGAAAACCAGGTAGGCTGGCACGGCAACGCCCCCAAGCCCGAACAAGTACAACAAGCCCTGGAAGAACTGGCCTAG
- a CDS encoding IS200/IS605 family accessory protein TnpB-related protein produces MKTTAMGVILELTETQQAYLDNLMARYCAAVRWSFKRLLEGKRNQDIRQGVQVKFNLNSRQANDAVYDAQSTIKSQHELVKLHYANALAKVEFTQKRITKAKSSKKKANLQKRLEKEQRKLADWQKHLEAKTFPTIVFGGKRLFLERCKGNITREEWQEARSNRYLSRGDKTKGGNLNTRLYEMNGQIYLDIAAEPTGTGRYKRITVPVYLAHKPSKKTRKINGRNYRQMVLDYLKTGSSYQVEIIRKDGRYYIHVTIEEDMPDPYHAHGAVGVDTNPDGLGIALTDCLGQYRGSQWIRQGEWTYAKSNRRNNLIGEKAKKVVALAKETGGALAVEDLKFKHDKSVTAKFNRMSHGFVWSKFLAYIDRCAAREGVPVIKVKPAFTSVIGILKYQHQYGLSNHQAAALVIARRGLGFDYERIPKRLVDRFIKAKEGFRKLNNWQQWSAVKKAILKQLKKKGVNSLVSWQVHRKELLGAG; encoded by the coding sequence GTGAAAACGACGGCAATGGGAGTAATCCTTGAACTTACCGAAACCCAACAAGCCTACCTCGATAACCTCATGGCCCGTTACTGTGCAGCAGTCAGGTGGAGCTTTAAAAGATTACTGGAAGGCAAAAGAAACCAGGACATCCGCCAAGGCGTGCAGGTCAAGTTTAACCTCAACTCCCGCCAGGCCAACGATGCGGTGTATGATGCCCAAAGCACCATCAAAAGCCAGCATGAATTGGTAAAGTTACACTACGCCAATGCCCTGGCCAAAGTAGAGTTTACCCAAAAGCGAATAACTAAAGCCAAATCGTCCAAGAAAAAAGCCAACCTGCAAAAACGACTGGAAAAGGAACAGAGGAAGCTGGCAGACTGGCAAAAACACCTGGAAGCCAAGACCTTTCCGACAATAGTTTTCGGAGGAAAGAGACTGTTTCTGGAAAGGTGTAAGGGCAATATCACCCGGGAAGAATGGCAGGAAGCAAGAAGCAACCGTTACCTGTCCCGGGGAGACAAAACCAAGGGCGGCAACTTGAATACACGCCTGTACGAGATGAACGGACAAATCTACCTGGATATAGCCGCCGAGCCAACTGGAACAGGCAGATATAAGCGTATCACCGTTCCGGTTTACCTGGCCCATAAACCTTCCAAAAAAACAAGAAAAATCAATGGTCGAAACTACCGGCAGATGGTTTTGGACTACCTTAAAACAGGCAGCTCCTACCAAGTAGAAATAATTCGTAAGGACGGCAGGTACTATATTCATGTCACCATCGAAGAAGATATGCCGGATCCCTATCATGCCCACGGTGCTGTTGGGGTAGATACCAACCCTGACGGCTTAGGAATTGCCCTAACAGACTGCCTGGGACAGTACCGGGGCAGTCAGTGGATAAGACAGGGAGAATGGACTTATGCCAAAAGCAACCGGAGGAATAACCTTATTGGAGAAAAGGCAAAGAAAGTAGTAGCTCTGGCAAAAGAAACAGGCGGTGCCCTGGCAGTAGAAGATTTGAAATTTAAACACGACAAATCCGTAACGGCCAAATTTAACCGTATGAGCCACGGTTTTGTCTGGTCAAAGTTTCTGGCATATATTGACCGGTGTGCTGCCCGTGAGGGTGTGCCGGTAATAAAGGTAAAACCGGCCTTTACCTCGGTCATAGGAATTCTGAAATACCAGCACCAGTACGGGTTATCAAACCACCAGGCAGCAGCCTTAGTGATAGCCCGGAGGGGTCTGGGGTTTGACTATGAAAGAATTCCTAAACGATTGGTAGACAGGTTTATTAAAGCAAAAGAAGGCTTTAGAAAGTTAAATAACTGGCAGCAGTGGTCTGCTGTCAAGAAAGCAATATTAAAACAGCTAAAGAAGAAAGGGGTGAACAGCCTGGTTTCCTGGCAGGTTCACCGGAAAGAACTGTTAGGTGCAGGGTAA
- a CDS encoding transketolase family protein, whose product MTQKIATREAYGQELVRLGADNKDVVVLDADLSKSTKTHDFMKNYPDRFFNMGIAEANMMATAAGLAAVGKIPFASTFAIFATGRAFEQIRNSIAYPRLNVKIAATHAGITVGEDGGSHQSIEDIAIMRVLPGMTVFVPADAVETAAAVRAAAEIKGPVYIRLGRSGVPVIHDENFKFIPGEAVTMREGSDVALIATGIMVSAALEAAETLAAEGIEAMVLNVHTIKPLDIFAVVEAARKCGAVVTAEEHSIIGGLGSAVAETLMEHHPVPMKRIGVRDTFGESGKPAELLKHFGLTAADIVDAAKKVMAKKK is encoded by the coding sequence ATGACACAAAAAATTGCTACCCGGGAGGCCTACGGTCAGGAACTGGTTCGCCTGGGTGCTGATAATAAAGATGTGGTGGTACTGGACGCCGACCTGTCCAAATCCACCAAAACCCATGATTTCATGAAAAATTACCCGGACCGCTTTTTTAACATGGGTATCGCCGAGGCCAACATGATGGCCACCGCCGCCGGTTTGGCCGCGGTGGGGAAAATCCCCTTTGCCAGCACCTTTGCCATTTTTGCCACCGGCCGGGCCTTTGAACAAATTCGCAACAGTATTGCCTATCCCCGGCTAAACGTAAAGATTGCCGCCACCCACGCCGGTATCACGGTGGGAGAGGACGGCGGCTCCCACCAGTCCATCGAAGACATTGCCATCATGCGGGTACTGCCGGGCATGACAGTTTTTGTGCCGGCAGATGCCGTGGAAACCGCAGCAGCAGTCCGGGCCGCAGCGGAAATTAAAGGGCCTGTGTATATCCGCCTGGGCCGCTCCGGAGTACCGGTGATCCACGATGAGAACTTCAAGTTTATTCCCGGTGAGGCTGTCACCATGCGGGAGGGCAGTGATGTAGCCCTGATTGCCACCGGCATTATGGTGTCGGCCGCCCTGGAAGCAGCCGAAACCCTGGCTGCCGAGGGTATAGAAGCCATGGTACTGAATGTCCACACCATCAAGCCCCTGGACATCTTTGCGGTGGTGGAAGCTGCCAGAAAGTGCGGCGCCGTGGTCACTGCCGAAGAACACAGCATCATCGGCGGCCTGGGCAGTGCCGTGGCGGAAACCCTGATGGAGCACCATCCGGTGCCCATGAAGCGAATCGGTGTCCGGGATACCTTCGGCGAATCCGGTAAACCCGCCGAACTGTTAAAACACTTTGGCCTCACCGCCGCTGACATAGTAGATGCCGCCAAAAAGGTTATGGCCAAGAAAAAATAA